From a single Carcharodon carcharias isolate sCarCar2 chromosome 4, sCarCar2.pri, whole genome shotgun sequence genomic region:
- the LOC121276794 gene encoding histone H2B-like gives MVDGLSKMRLGEGICNWIQLLYTNISSLVLCLKVTMVDEKKPAPKKGGKKALKKPVAKGSKKQRKSRKESYAIYIYKVMKQVHPDTGISSKAMSIMNSFVSDIFERIAAEASRLAHYNKRSTISSREIQTAVCLLLPGELAKHAVSEGTKAVTKYTSSK, from the coding sequence ATGGTGGATGGGCTCTCCAAAATGAGGCTTGGGGAGGGAAtctgcaactggatccaactgctctacactaacatcagtagtttAGTTCTGTGTCTGAAAGTGACGAtggttgatgagaagaaaccAGCTCCCAAGAAGGGAGGCAAGAAAGCCTTAAAGAAACCGGTAGCAAAGGGCAGCAAGAAGCAGCGAAAGTCGAGGAAGGAGAGTTACGccatctacatctacaaagtgatgaagcaggttcaccccgacaccggcatctcctccaaggccatgagcatcatgaactcgtTCGTGAGCGATATTTTCGAGCGCATCGCGGCGGAGGCTTCCcgcctggcccattacaacaagcgcagcaccatcagttcccgggagatccagaccgccgtgtgcctgctgctgcccggggaactggccaagcacgccgtgtcggaagggacaaaggcggtcaccaagtacaccagctccaagtaa